The following are encoded together in the Pedobacter steynii genome:
- the rpiA gene encoding ribose 5-phosphate isomerase A codes for MADYKRVAAEACLQFLKPGQTIGVGAGSSISHLINFISLSPDLADHLIVVSSSFKTRALIQEKGLQLQVSAQLNQKLDIYFDGCDQFDEALNALKSGGGIHTSEKILASMAGDFILIGDDSKMVSKLDHTYPLVIEILPEALKAVTDRLKSVYPTASVKLRITDKKDGVVISDNGNLLADMFFEELPEISALNTNVKMIPGVVEHSLFYGMATKAIIAGAQGTVILNKKRE; via the coding sequence ATGGCGGATTATAAAAGAGTAGCAGCAGAAGCGTGTTTACAGTTTCTCAAACCAGGACAAACCATAGGAGTGGGGGCAGGAAGCAGTATTTCTCACCTGATCAATTTTATCAGTCTGAGTCCGGATTTAGCTGATCATTTGATTGTTGTTTCTTCTTCTTTTAAAACACGGGCTTTAATTCAGGAAAAAGGGCTTCAATTGCAGGTTTCAGCTCAGCTCAATCAGAAACTGGATATTTATTTTGATGGTTGTGATCAGTTTGATGAAGCATTAAATGCTTTAAAAAGTGGTGGCGGAATTCATACCAGTGAGAAAATTCTGGCTTCAATGGCCGGGGATTTTATTTTGATTGGGGATGATTCAAAAATGGTTTCTAAATTAGACCATACTTATCCCTTAGTCATAGAAATTTTGCCTGAGGCATTAAAGGCTGTGACCGATCGTTTAAAATCAGTTTATCCAACGGCATCAGTCAAGCTGCGTATCACTGACAAAAAAGACGGGGTTGTGATTTCTGATAATGGAAATCTGCTGGCCGATATGTTTTTTGAAGAATTGCCGGAAATCTCTGCACTAAATACAAACGTTAAAATGATTCCCGGAGTTGTAGAACATTCTTTGTTTTACGGGATGGCAACTAAAGCCATAATTGCCGGTGCACAGGGGACTGTGATCCTTAATAAGAAAAGAGAGTAA
- the gyrA gene encoding DNA gyrase subunit A codes for MAEDLENQENDKIIKINIDEQMKSAYIDYSMSVIVSRALPDVRDGLKPVHRRVLYGMLDLGLANNKPYKKSARIVGEVLGKYHPHGDSSVYNTMVRMAQEWSLRYLMVEGQGNFGSIDGDSPAAMRYTEARFQKIAEDMLADINKDTVDFQLNFDDSLQEPTVLPSKVPNLLINGSSGIAVGMATNMPPHNITETINATIAYIENNEITIAELMKHIKAPDFPTGAIIYGYTGVQEAFETGRGRIVMRAKAEIEATKDRETIIVTEIPYQVNKAMMIERTAELVGEKKIEGISNIKDESNKDGIRIVYEIKRDANASIVLNNLFKQTALQTSFSVNNIALVNGRPQMLNLKDLIRHFVDHRHDVVIRRTKFELAEANKRAHILQGLLIALDHLDEVIKLIRGSETPEDARTGLMEKFGLSDIQARAILDMTLRRLTGLERDKIKEEYNELMKLIEHLQAILDSEDLRMKIIKDELTEMMEKYGDERRTQIVHSAEDMSMEDFIEDEDVVITISHEGYIKRTPATEYRTQGRGGKGSKGSDSRNEDFIEHLLVASNHNYMLFFTESGRCFWLRVYEIPEGSRLSKGRAIQNIINIPKEEKIKAYIKVKNLKDQEYLENNYIIMCTKKGTIKKTSLEAYSRPRVNGINAININEGDQLLEASLTTGSSEIVMALRSGRAIRFNEEKVRPMGRTATGVRGVTLAHDQDEVVGMIAVDDPNVTILVVSEKGYGKRTDIEDYRVTNRGGKGVKTISITEKTGALVAIKNVTDADDLMIINKSGIVIRIVVSELRVMGRATQGVRLINLKGNDEIASVAKIEHEDEEVEEGEGAESVVVTDAVATEEPGAETEEAAEIEEEEEDDTEEEEN; via the coding sequence ATGGCAGAAGATTTAGAAAATCAAGAAAACGACAAAATAATTAAAATCAATATTGACGAGCAGATGAAGTCTGCTTACATCGATTATTCGATGTCGGTTATTGTATCAAGGGCTTTACCTGATGTTCGTGACGGATTAAAACCAGTACACCGCCGTGTTTTATACGGAATGCTTGACCTGGGACTTGCAAACAATAAACCTTATAAAAAATCTGCCCGTATTGTTGGGGAGGTATTAGGTAAGTATCACCCGCATGGTGACTCCTCTGTTTATAATACCATGGTAAGGATGGCCCAGGAATGGAGCCTGAGATACCTGATGGTTGAAGGTCAGGGTAACTTTGGATCTATCGATGGTGACTCTCCGGCAGCGATGCGTTATACGGAGGCCCGTTTCCAGAAGATCGCAGAGGATATGCTTGCAGATATCAATAAAGACACGGTAGATTTTCAGTTGAACTTTGATGATTCCCTTCAGGAACCAACAGTTCTTCCGTCTAAAGTTCCGAATTTACTGATCAATGGTTCCTCCGGTATTGCGGTAGGTATGGCCACCAATATGCCACCTCACAACATTACAGAGACCATCAATGCAACGATCGCTTATATTGAAAATAATGAGATCACGATCGCGGAGTTAATGAAGCATATCAAAGCACCTGATTTTCCTACCGGAGCCATTATTTATGGTTATACCGGTGTTCAGGAAGCCTTTGAAACTGGTAGAGGCCGTATCGTAATGCGTGCTAAAGCGGAGATTGAAGCCACTAAAGACCGGGAAACCATTATCGTGACTGAAATTCCTTATCAGGTAAATAAGGCGATGATGATTGAGCGTACCGCTGAACTGGTAGGTGAGAAAAAAATTGAAGGAATTTCTAACATTAAAGATGAGTCTAACAAGGATGGTATCCGTATCGTTTATGAAATTAAACGGGATGCGAATGCTTCCATTGTATTGAATAACTTATTCAAGCAAACTGCCTTACAGACCTCATTTAGTGTGAATAATATTGCGCTTGTAAATGGCAGGCCGCAGATGTTAAACTTAAAAGACCTGATCCGTCACTTTGTGGACCACAGGCATGATGTGGTGATCCGCAGAACCAAATTTGAATTGGCAGAAGCGAACAAAAGAGCACACATCTTACAAGGTTTATTGATTGCTTTAGATCATTTAGATGAAGTAATTAAATTAATCCGTGGTTCTGAAACTCCTGAGGATGCCAGAACAGGATTAATGGAAAAATTTGGTTTAAGCGATATCCAGGCGAGAGCAATTCTTGATATGACCTTACGTAGGTTAACAGGACTGGAACGTGATAAGATCAAAGAGGAATACAATGAGTTAATGAAGCTGATCGAACATTTACAGGCCATTCTGGATTCTGAAGACCTGAGAATGAAAATCATTAAAGACGAATTAACCGAAATGATGGAAAAATATGGTGATGAGCGTAGAACTCAGATCGTACATTCCGCAGAAGACATGAGCATGGAAGACTTCATTGAAGATGAAGACGTAGTGATCACAATTTCTCATGAAGGTTATATCAAACGCACACCGGCTACTGAATACCGTACGCAGGGAAGAGGTGGTAAAGGTTCAAAAGGAAGTGATTCCAGAAATGAAGACTTTATTGAACATTTATTAGTGGCTTCAAACCACAATTATATGTTGTTCTTTACCGAATCAGGACGTTGTTTCTGGTTAAGGGTATATGAAATCCCTGAAGGATCAAGATTGAGCAAAGGTAGAGCCATACAGAATATTATCAATATTCCTAAGGAAGAGAAGATCAAAGCATACATTAAGGTGAAGAATTTGAAAGACCAGGAGTATCTGGAAAACAATTACATCATCATGTGTACTAAAAAAGGAACGATTAAAAAGACCTCTTTAGAAGCTTATTCAAGACCTCGTGTAAATGGTATCAATGCGATTAACATCAATGAAGGTGATCAGTTACTGGAAGCGAGTTTAACAACAGGATCAAGCGAAATCGTGATGGCTTTACGTTCAGGACGTGCAATTCGTTTTAACGAAGAGAAAGTAAGACCAATGGGCAGAACGGCTACGGGTGTTCGTGGAGTTACCCTTGCACACGATCAGGATGAAGTAGTTGGCATGATTGCTGTTGATGATCCTAATGTAACCATATTGGTAGTTTCAGAAAAAGGTTATGGTAAACGTACTGATATCGAAGATTACCGCGTTACTAACAGAGGTGGTAAAGGTGTAAAAACCATTAGCATTACTGAAAAAACAGGTGCGCTGGTAGCGATCAAAAACGTAACCGATGCAGATGATTTAATGATCATCAATAAATCGGGTATCGTAATCCGTATTGTGGTGAGTGAATTGAGAGTAATGGGAAGAGCTACCCAGGGTGTTCGTCTGATTAACCTGAAAGGAAACGATGAAATCGCTTCGGTTGCTAAAATTGAGCATGAAGATGAAGAGGTGGAAGAAGGTGAAGGTGCAGAAAGTGTGGTCGTTACTGATGCAGTAGCCACAGAGGAGCCTGGTGCAGAGACTGAAGAAGCAGCTGAAATCGAAGAAGAAGAGGAAGATGACACTGAAGAAGAAGAAAACTAA
- a CDS encoding MFS transporter gives MSTEANNKNVFLLVLVAALGYFVDIYDLLLFLIIKNKSLAALGVPADKITETGLNLMNWQMAGLLIGGFFWGILGDKKGRLSVLFGSILMYSLANIANGFVTSIPMYAAFRFIAGVGLAGELGAGITLVSESMSKEKRGYGTMLVAGIGLSGAVAAYVVGDLFEWRNAFFIGGGLGVLLLLLRIGVFESGMFKNMAEKAVSKGNFMMLLTKKRGFKYLNCILIAVPVWFVVGILIGIAPEFGKALHAQEYLDNGKGVMFAYIGISIGDFLTGALSQVFKTRKKIVFIFLTLTFGSMLLYLLSTGWTARNFYTFCLCTGIFTGYWVVFVTMAAEQFGTNLRATVTTTAPNMVRGSLILVTMLFQWLAGSMGIVNAALCVAVITVGMAYIALYNLDETYGRDLNFIEE, from the coding sequence ATGAGTACTGAAGCCAACAATAAAAACGTATTTCTCCTGGTATTGGTCGCCGCGCTTGGCTATTTTGTAGACATCTACGACCTTCTTTTATTCCTGATTATTAAAAATAAGAGCCTGGCAGCGCTGGGTGTTCCCGCTGATAAGATCACAGAAACAGGCCTGAACCTGATGAACTGGCAAATGGCTGGTTTGCTGATCGGAGGTTTTTTCTGGGGAATTCTTGGCGATAAAAAAGGCCGTTTATCCGTGCTTTTTGGCTCCATTCTGATGTATTCTCTCGCTAATATTGCCAATGGTTTTGTGACCAGCATTCCAATGTATGCTGCATTTCGCTTTATAGCAGGGGTAGGGCTTGCAGGTGAACTGGGAGCGGGTATTACCCTGGTCTCTGAGAGCATGAGTAAAGAAAAGCGTGGATATGGAACGATGCTGGTTGCCGGAATAGGTTTAAGCGGCGCTGTTGCTGCTTATGTGGTAGGAGATTTATTCGAGTGGCGGAATGCTTTTTTTATCGGCGGTGGGCTGGGAGTGTTGCTCCTTTTATTGAGGATCGGAGTTTTTGAATCCGGGATGTTTAAAAACATGGCGGAGAAAGCGGTTTCCAAAGGTAATTTCATGATGTTACTGACGAAAAAAAGAGGTTTTAAATACCTGAATTGTATTTTAATTGCGGTACCGGTATGGTTTGTTGTAGGCATTCTGATTGGGATCGCCCCTGAATTCGGAAAGGCGTTACATGCGCAGGAATACCTGGATAATGGAAAAGGGGTCATGTTTGCCTATATCGGAATTTCGATCGGGGACTTTCTGACGGGTGCCTTGAGTCAGGTATTCAAAACGAGGAAGAAAATCGTATTTATCTTTTTAACGCTGACTTTCGGAAGCATGCTTTTATACCTGCTGAGTACGGGCTGGACCGCCAGGAACTTTTATACATTCTGTTTATGTACGGGTATTTTTACCGGATATTGGGTGGTATTTGTGACCATGGCGGCTGAGCAATTCGGTACGAATTTAAGGGCTACAGTGACCACTACAGCTCCGAATATGGTACGGGGTTCACTGATCCTGGTTACGATGTTGTTCCAATGGCTGGCCGGAAGCATGGGGATTGTGAATGCCGCGCTTTGTGTAGCGGTGATTACGGTAGGTATGGCGTATATCGCCCTTTATAACCTGGATGAAACTTATGGACGTGATTTAAATTTTATTGAGGAATAG
- a CDS encoding tetratricopeptide repeat protein has product MKKVLFSILFVGVATYANAQKSEVNDAKKAWALLAIAKTETLADNLKTLNEGLAHTDKAIAHEKSKGMPEAWSYRALFASRIALVDSVDVNNAKANQKIAEEAIAQAKVVDTKGEEKDNIQQAEVNVSNALRNRAIYAFNKKDFASALDAFNEITAKNPQDTSMYVNAGVTAKELQNYPEVVKNFKKAIELGYKDSKVLYSEIVNVTFDKMKDSVAGLAVLKEAGSKFPDDSYFIGMETDLYIKKGDIAKSQEMLNKLIAKDPKNAIYQYLMGDTYYKQALAIQTQRNALDAKKTKEFNALGAKMTGLIDQSIPFYKAALDLDPKNENALENLKIIYLFKDDKVNYEATKKKLDELKAAAKP; this is encoded by the coding sequence ATGAAAAAAGTACTTTTTAGTATATTGTTTGTAGGTGTAGCCACTTATGCAAATGCGCAAAAAAGTGAAGTAAATGATGCGAAGAAAGCATGGGCGCTTTTAGCAATTGCTAAAACTGAAACATTAGCTGATAATCTTAAAACACTTAATGAAGGTTTAGCACATACTGACAAGGCTATCGCTCATGAGAAATCTAAAGGAATGCCGGAAGCCTGGTCTTACCGGGCGCTATTTGCTTCCAGAATTGCGTTGGTAGACTCAGTGGACGTGAACAATGCCAAAGCAAATCAAAAAATTGCTGAGGAAGCAATTGCTCAGGCTAAAGTTGTAGATACTAAAGGTGAGGAGAAAGACAATATTCAGCAAGCTGAAGTAAATGTGAGTAATGCATTGAGAAACAGAGCAATTTATGCTTTCAATAAGAAAGATTTTGCTTCTGCATTAGATGCTTTTAATGAGATTACGGCTAAAAACCCTCAGGATACTTCCATGTATGTAAATGCTGGTGTAACTGCTAAAGAATTGCAGAATTATCCTGAAGTAGTTAAAAACTTCAAAAAAGCCATCGAACTTGGATACAAAGATTCAAAAGTGCTTTATTCTGAAATCGTGAATGTTACTTTCGATAAAATGAAAGATAGCGTAGCAGGTTTAGCAGTATTGAAAGAGGCTGGAAGCAAATTCCCGGATGATTCTTATTTCATCGGCATGGAAACAGATCTTTACATCAAAAAAGGTGACATCGCTAAATCTCAGGAGATGTTAAACAAATTGATTGCAAAAGATCCAAAAAATGCAATTTACCAGTATTTAATGGGAGATACCTATTACAAACAGGCTTTGGCAATTCAAACGCAAAGAAATGCTTTAGATGCTAAGAAAACTAAAGAATTTAATGCACTTGGCGCAAAAATGACCGGACTGATTGATCAGTCTATTCCTTTCTACAAAGCTGCTTTGGATTTAGATCCGAAAAATGAAAATGCATTGGAGAATTTAAAGATCATTTATTTGTTTAAAGACGATAAAGTGAACTATGAAGCTACCAAGAAAAAATTAGATGAATTAAAAGCAGCAGCTAAGCCTTAA
- a CDS encoding tetratricopeptide repeat protein, with translation MRKIYLFNAVLLVLWSATPAFSQKSQLQIARNSVGKLQIAIGNKADEKNQLGILGEGIKAAESAQNDKKTKKWPETWAIKAYLSSYVSIIDSDVANSDRYYNLAIEAIDSAKRLDKFQANSRLIAASVYNVNIKKQEKGNTAYANNDFLSAYELLKEVSDFFPTDTTLAINTGLAAQNIQSFDKALTYFKRAKDNGIKNPALFQKLSGIYSSKFEHELAVKTLEDGIKANPYNVFLTNDYINLLLDTEKYNEAIKVIESTLKVESNNKLLYFLYGYLHQNNANNSTAVLAYNKALGIDENYFDALYQLGLAYVNSANEALKSKKAEGAPTFSSYINRAEVALLQAHEINQNDKSTVQLLIDIYTRKNRLDKVQELKSKLEEF, from the coding sequence ATGAGGAAGATCTATTTATTTAATGCTGTATTGCTGGTTTTATGGAGTGCGACCCCTGCTTTTTCACAAAAAAGCCAATTGCAGATCGCTAGAAATAGTGTAGGAAAACTGCAGATTGCCATTGGTAACAAAGCAGATGAGAAAAACCAGCTGGGGATATTGGGAGAGGGGATAAAAGCGGCAGAATCTGCTCAAAACGACAAAAAGACGAAAAAATGGCCTGAAACATGGGCTATAAAAGCATACCTGAGTTCGTACGTGTCTATTATAGATTCTGATGTAGCGAACTCCGACAGGTATTATAACCTGGCCATCGAAGCGATAGACTCGGCTAAAAGACTGGATAAGTTTCAGGCAAATTCACGCTTAATTGCAGCGTCAGTTTATAATGTTAATATCAAAAAGCAGGAAAAAGGAAATACTGCATATGCCAATAACGATTTTTTATCAGCCTATGAGTTGCTGAAAGAAGTGAGCGATTTCTTTCCTACGGATACTACACTGGCCATCAATACCGGATTGGCAGCTCAGAACATTCAGTCTTTCGACAAAGCATTGACTTATTTTAAAAGGGCAAAAGACAATGGTATTAAAAATCCTGCGCTATTTCAGAAACTTAGCGGGATATATTCCTCAAAGTTTGAGCATGAACTGGCTGTAAAAACATTGGAAGATGGGATTAAAGCAAATCCTTATAATGTCTTTCTGACAAATGATTATATCAACCTGTTATTGGATACTGAAAAGTATAATGAAGCGATCAAAGTCATAGAATCTACTTTAAAGGTGGAAAGCAACAATAAATTATTGTACTTCTTATATGGGTATCTACATCAGAATAACGCGAACAACAGCACCGCTGTGCTGGCATATAATAAAGCGTTAGGTATAGATGAGAACTATTTTGATGCACTTTATCAATTGGGACTGGCTTATGTGAACTCTGCCAATGAAGCATTGAAATCCAAAAAAGCCGAAGGTGCCCCGACATTTTCATCTTATATCAACAGAGCTGAGGTTGCTTTATTACAGGCCCATGAAATTAATCAGAATGATAAATCTACGGTGCAGCTGCTGATCGATATTTATACCCGTAAAAACAGATTGGATAAAGTTCAGGAACTGAAAAGTAAACTGGAGGAGTTTTAG
- a CDS encoding coproporphyrinogen III oxidase, whose amino-acid sequence MKKLIFNVACAATMMIAVSACNSTKSVSGGSDSTKVDTSMKLRDTTKVMDTTKTLPPDTIKKQ is encoded by the coding sequence ATGAAAAAATTAATTTTTAATGTGGCTTGCGCAGCAACTATGATGATTGCTGTTTCCGCATGTAATTCCACAAAGAGTGTTTCAGGAGGTTCTGATAGCACTAAAGTCGATACATCGATGAAACTCAGAGATACCACTAAAGTGATGGACACCACAAAAACTTTACCTCCGGACACGATTAAGAAACAATAA
- a CDS encoding FUSC family protein, with product MFNRPIRSIQDFLLSTYFADGLRITFGVLCPSLILAQFGMLQYGMTLSLGALCASIVDTPGPIVHRRNAMLVTTVAITVISIVVGLTNSNVYFIGTLLFICSFVFSMFFLYGLRAAAIGTAALLVMVLSIDDIRPWKEVLVFALLIFTGSVWYTLLSYFVYRIRPYRLVQQTLSDSIHEISEFLRAKAKFYHQNTDYDENYADLLQLQVLVHEKQDAVREVLFKTREIVRESTPEGRFLLLVFVDMVDLFEQVMSTYYNYEQLHDQFDDSGILAHYEAVIRKIAAELDEIAFALKTGGTPRPPISLIEDVSKLRKEIIHLESENTDGRYNTLGIIALKNIEVNIENILSRVKTIKGYFNKKEKKNLKAREIDVERFVTRQPIDLKLLSENLTFTSSTFRHSLRVAIVMLIGFIVARSLNFSHSYWILLTILVISKPGFSLTKKRNYERLIGTVAGAFIGMGILVYIHDKNTLFIILLFCMIGCYSFQRKNYVVSVLFMTPYILVLFDFLGMGGLSVARERIYDTLIGSGIALLASYSLFPNWEHQKLKEAMVDTLKANMNYFEQVTFLYADQVHNLTNYKVARKEVYVTTANLASLFQRMFSEPKSKQLLMKELHQFTALNHLLSSYVATLSLYNKEHAFLITNFDDLKPVVNNTTYLMNLSIEVLSNHTSTISNVPLIRQNIDKELSQQNNEVIIHEQFDLIQKVAYDIFKLCEKIKI from the coding sequence ATGTTTAATCGTCCAATCAGGAGTATCCAGGATTTCTTATTAAGTACCTATTTTGCCGACGGGCTCCGGATTACTTTTGGAGTGCTCTGCCCCTCCCTTATTCTCGCCCAGTTTGGCATGTTACAATACGGAATGACCTTATCCTTAGGGGCTTTGTGTGCCAGTATTGTAGATACCCCGGGGCCAATTGTACATAGACGGAATGCGATGCTGGTGACCACCGTCGCAATCACCGTAATTTCTATTGTGGTAGGGCTGACAAATAGTAATGTGTATTTTATTGGTACACTGCTGTTTATCTGTAGTTTCGTCTTTTCTATGTTTTTCCTGTATGGGCTCAGAGCTGCAGCAATCGGTACAGCAGCTTTGTTGGTAATGGTGCTGAGCATCGATGATATCAGGCCATGGAAAGAGGTGCTGGTATTTGCATTGCTCATTTTTACAGGTAGCGTCTGGTATACCCTACTGAGCTATTTTGTCTACAGAATCCGGCCTTACAGACTGGTTCAGCAGACGCTCAGCGACTCTATTCATGAAATCAGCGAATTCTTAAGGGCCAAGGCTAAATTTTATCATCAGAACACTGATTATGATGAAAATTATGCAGACTTGTTGCAGCTACAGGTGCTGGTGCATGAGAAGCAGGATGCCGTGAGGGAAGTGTTGTTCAAAACCAGGGAAATTGTACGTGAATCTACTCCTGAAGGTCGTTTTCTTTTACTGGTATTTGTAGATATGGTGGATCTGTTTGAGCAGGTGATGTCTACTTATTATAACTATGAACAGTTACATGATCAGTTCGACGATTCAGGAATATTAGCCCATTATGAGGCAGTCATCAGAAAAATTGCTGCTGAGCTCGATGAAATTGCTTTCGCCCTGAAAACCGGAGGTACCCCTCGCCCACCCATTTCCCTGATTGAAGATGTATCTAAGCTGAGAAAAGAGATTATACATCTGGAGAGTGAGAATACAGACGGCAGATACAATACTTTGGGCATTATCGCCCTCAAAAATATTGAAGTCAATATTGAGAACATCCTGTCCAGGGTAAAAACCATTAAGGGCTATTTCAATAAGAAAGAAAAGAAAAACCTGAAAGCGAGAGAAATTGATGTCGAACGCTTTGTGACCAGGCAACCGATTGATTTAAAATTGCTATCCGAGAACCTGACTTTTACTTCTTCAACCTTCAGGCACTCACTGCGGGTGGCTATTGTAATGCTGATTGGGTTTATTGTGGCCCGTTCATTGAATTTTTCACATAGCTACTGGATTTTATTGACAATCCTGGTGATTTCCAAGCCAGGGTTCAGTTTAACAAAAAAGAGAAATTATGAACGTTTGATCGGCACGGTGGCGGGTGCATTTATAGGAATGGGCATACTGGTCTATATTCATGATAAAAATACCCTTTTCATTATCCTGCTTTTTTGTATGATCGGTTGTTATAGCTTTCAACGGAAAAACTACGTGGTGAGTGTTTTGTTTATGACGCCTTACATTCTGGTCCTATTCGATTTTCTGGGCATGGGAGGTTTATCAGTGGCCAGAGAAAGGATTTATGATACGTTAATTGGTTCCGGAATCGCCTTACTCGCGAGTTACTCTTTATTCCCTAACTGGGAGCACCAGAAGCTTAAAGAGGCAATGGTGGATACGCTAAAGGCAAACATGAATTATTTTGAACAGGTTACTTTTTTATACGCCGATCAGGTTCATAACCTGACCAATTATAAAGTGGCAAGAAAAGAAGTATACGTGACCACGGCCAATCTGGCCTCTCTTTTTCAAAGAATGTTCTCTGAACCAAAAAGCAAGCAACTCCTGATGAAGGAACTTCATCAGTTTACGGCTTTAAACCACCTGTTGTCTTCCTATGTGGCAACCCTGTCCTTGTATAATAAAGAACATGCTTTTCTGATTACCAATTTTGACGACCTGAAACCGGTTGTTAACAATACGACTTACCTGATGAACCTTTCCATAGAGGTTTTATCTAATCATACCAGTACAATCAGCAATGTTCCTTTAATCCGGCAAAATATAGATAAAGAGCTGAGTCAGCAGAACAATGAAGTCATCATTCATGAGCAGTTTGATCTGATTCAAAAGGTGGCTTACGACATCTTTAAGTTGTGTGAAAAAATTAAAATATAA
- the hemF gene encoding oxygen-dependent coproporphyrinogen oxidase yields MGFKDKVVAAYQKIQDTICEGLEQADGKGRFEEELWSRDGGGGGRTRILQNGNVIEKGGVNFSAVHGKLPEAIKKAFKIESDDFFATGVSIVMHPNNPFVPIIHMNIRYFEMDDQTRWFGGGIDLTPHYVIDTDARFFHHLLKQTCDGFDAAFYPKFKAHADDYFFIKHREETRGVGGIFYDKLKPENTGMDFDRLLEFSESVGNTFLPAYTELIDRNRDADFSQEEQEWQYLRRSRYAEFNLVYDAGTKFGLETNGRIESILMSLPPMAKWVYNFQPIPDSPEAYTLSKLKKGIEWA; encoded by the coding sequence ATGGGGTTTAAAGATAAAGTAGTTGCAGCTTACCAGAAAATTCAGGATACCATTTGTGAAGGTCTGGAACAGGCCGACGGAAAAGGACGTTTCGAAGAAGAATTATGGAGCCGCGACGGTGGTGGTGGTGGCAGGACCAGGATTCTGCAGAATGGAAATGTGATCGAAAAAGGAGGCGTGAACTTCTCTGCAGTACATGGCAAATTACCTGAGGCTATAAAAAAGGCATTTAAGATCGAAAGTGATGATTTTTTTGCCACAGGAGTATCTATCGTGATGCATCCCAATAATCCTTTTGTGCCGATCATACACATGAACATCCGCTATTTTGAGATGGATGATCAGACCAGGTGGTTTGGCGGGGGGATAGATTTAACCCCTCATTATGTAATTGATACAGATGCCAGGTTTTTTCATCATTTGCTGAAGCAAACCTGTGATGGGTTTGATGCTGCCTTTTACCCTAAATTTAAGGCGCATGCAGACGATTATTTTTTTATTAAACATAGAGAAGAGACTAGAGGTGTAGGTGGAATTTTCTACGATAAACTGAAACCTGAAAATACGGGAATGGATTTTGACCGCCTGCTGGAGTTTTCTGAATCGGTAGGGAATACCTTTCTTCCCGCTTATACGGAACTGATCGATAGAAACCGGGATGCAGACTTTAGCCAGGAAGAACAGGAATGGCAATACCTGAGGAGATCCAGGTATGCCGAATTTAACCTGGTCTATGATGCAGGGACTAAATTTGGTCTGGAAACCAATGGCCGTATTGAGTCTATTCTGATGAGCCTTCCTCCAATGGCGAAATGGGTGTATAATTTTCAGCCAATTCCCGACAGCCCTGAAGCTTACACGTTGAGTAAGCTGAAAAAAGGCATTGAATGGGCTTAA
- a CDS encoding NIPSNAP family protein: protein MQRRKFLQSSLAVTAGLAVTISPVIAGDKNSTQKEVYEWREYEMRFGSDQGQLENYFKTALIPALNKYGVKTVGVFKEWNQSEPAKFYLLTPYSSLENYLSVNTKVKADPDYLKNSAAYNGIPADKPIYSRFTSSLMLSFDGWPAITIPSAEPRIFELRTYEGYSEDAVRRKIKMFNDGEFPIFQRAKLNPVFFGEVIAGDKLPRLTYMVSCNNMEERNKGWAAFVADSEWKRLITDSQYANTISKISNTFLIPTSYSQV, encoded by the coding sequence ATGCAACGCAGGAAATTTCTTCAGTCGTCGCTTGCCGTAACCGCAGGCTTAGCAGTAACCATCAGCCCTGTAATTGCAGGTGATAAAAATTCAACACAAAAAGAAGTATACGAATGGCGTGAATATGAAATGCGTTTCGGTTCTGACCAGGGACAATTGGAGAATTACTTTAAGACAGCGCTTATTCCTGCGTTGAATAAATACGGAGTAAAAACAGTCGGTGTTTTCAAGGAATGGAATCAATCGGAACCAGCTAAATTTTACTTATTAACACCTTATTCTTCACTTGAAAATTACCTTTCTGTAAATACAAAAGTAAAGGCAGATCCGGATTACCTTAAAAATAGCGCTGCATATAACGGCATACCCGCCGATAAACCTATATACAGCCGTTTTACGTCTTCTTTAATGCTTTCTTTTGATGGTTGGCCTGCCATAACTATCCCGTCAGCTGAACCACGGATATTTGAATTGAGAACCTATGAAGGCTATAGCGAAGATGCGGTAAGAAGAAAAATTAAGATGTTCAATGATGGAGAGTTTCCTATTTTCCAGCGTGCGAAACTAAATCCTGTATTCTTTGGTGAAGTGATTGCCGGCGACAAGCTGCCTCGTCTGACTTATATGGTCAGCTGCAACAACATGGAAGAACGCAACAAAGGATGGGCTGCTTTTGTGGCTGACTCTGAATGGAAAAGATTAATTACAGATTCTCAATATGCAAATACCATTTCTAAAATTAGTAATACCTTTTTGATCCCCACATCATATTCTCAGGTATAA